One genomic segment of Streptomyces sp. RerS4 includes these proteins:
- a CDS encoding acyl carrier protein produces MATTDILAEITGMLVEILGDEFLLAEEVTMSTSFNEDLALESIEFVALAELLHERYGSEVDLMGFLAEKDMDAILAMSVGELVTHISRVTHDSLARTSASVSASSATTAG; encoded by the coding sequence ATGGCCACCACTGACATCCTCGCCGAGATCACCGGCATGCTCGTGGAGATCCTCGGCGACGAGTTCCTTCTCGCGGAGGAGGTCACGATGAGTACCAGCTTCAACGAGGATCTCGCCCTGGAAAGCATCGAGTTCGTCGCCCTCGCCGAGCTGCTGCACGAGCGCTACGGCTCCGAGGTGGACCTCATGGGCTTCCTCGCGGAGAAGGACATGGACGCGATCCTCGCCATGTCGGTCGGCGAACTCGTCACCCACATAAGCCGGGTGACGCACGACTCCCTGGCACGCACCTCGGCCTCGGTATCGGCCTCATCCGCGACGACGGCCGGCTGA
- a CDS encoding nucleotide disphospho-sugar-binding domain-containing protein has protein sequence MRVLFTVPPLAGHVNPTVAVGAELAARGHEVAWTGPAGPLTRLLPAHARILPAGEEAGGGYAALHERWRDLRGVGALRFLWEEALVPLGLAMVAGVTEAVRAFEPDLLVADQQALAGPVVARGLGVPWVTSASTSAELTRPFADFPKVGEWVAGQISGFLSACGMPDTDWDPRFSERLVLVFSTPELVGARTEFSAHHAFVGPAFGARPAAPDFPWRRLDPERRRVLVSLGTLNQEAGARFYGTVLEAAERLAADVQLVLVAPASLVGRVPENVLLRERVPQLELLPHLDAVVSHGGHNTVCEALAYGLPLVVAPIRDDQPIVARQVVEAGAGVRVRFGRTRTEEMRDALTAVLDDPGHRRAARRIQASFAAAGGAAAAADRLEKLS, from the coding sequence ATGAGGGTGCTGTTCACGGTGCCGCCGCTGGCGGGACACGTCAATCCGACGGTGGCGGTCGGCGCCGAACTGGCCGCCCGGGGACACGAGGTCGCCTGGACAGGACCGGCCGGGCCACTGACCCGGCTGCTGCCGGCGCACGCCCGGATCCTGCCGGCCGGGGAGGAGGCGGGCGGCGGCTACGCGGCCCTGCACGAGCGTTGGCGCGATCTGCGCGGGGTCGGGGCGCTGCGTTTCCTCTGGGAGGAGGCGCTCGTCCCGCTGGGCCTGGCGATGGTGGCGGGGGTGACGGAGGCCGTGCGCGCTTTCGAGCCCGATCTGCTGGTCGCCGACCAGCAGGCGTTGGCCGGTCCGGTGGTCGCCCGTGGACTCGGGGTCCCCTGGGTCACCTCGGCCAGCACCTCGGCCGAACTGACGCGGCCCTTCGCCGACTTCCCGAAGGTCGGGGAGTGGGTCGCGGGGCAGATCTCCGGGTTCCTCTCCGCGTGCGGCATGCCGGACACGGACTGGGATCCACGGTTCTCCGAGCGCTTGGTGTTGGTCTTCTCGACGCCCGAACTGGTGGGTGCGAGGACGGAGTTCTCCGCACACCACGCCTTCGTCGGACCCGCCTTCGGAGCCCGGCCCGCCGCGCCCGATTTCCCGTGGCGGCGGCTGGACCCTGAACGGCGGCGGGTGCTCGTATCCCTCGGTACGCTCAACCAGGAGGCCGGGGCGCGGTTCTACGGCACCGTGCTGGAGGCCGCCGAACGCCTGGCCGCCGACGTCCAGTTGGTGCTGGTCGCGCCCGCCTCTCTGGTCGGCCGGGTGCCGGAGAACGTACTGCTCCGCGAGCGCGTGCCGCAATTGGAACTGCTGCCGCACCTCGACGCCGTCGTCAGCCACGGCGGACACAACACCGTCTGCGAAGCGCTCGCGTACGGGCTGCCACTCGTGGTCGCGCCGATCCGCGACGACCAGCCGATCGTCGCGCGGCAGGTCGTCGAGGCGGGGGCGGGGGTGCGGGTGCGCTTTGGCAGGACCCGCACCGAGGAAATGCGTGACGCGCTCACGGCCGTGCTGGACGATCCCGGGCACCGCCGGGCCGCCCGGCGGATCCAGGCCTCCTTCGCCGCGGCGGGCGGGGCCGCCGCCGCGGCCGACCGGTTGGAGAAGCTCTCATGA
- a CDS encoding alpha/beta hydrolase, with protein sequence MAFVPANSLRFHVQRLPATAAAADPDRPVVVFLHGLVVDNLSSFYCPLAVPVARAGHEAVLYDLRGHGRTDRPATGYDSRTAVRDLVSLLGALDLGHRPVHLVGNSYGGTLALHAALARPDLVAGLTLLEPPIGGAWVENMVDTLSAAALSLEDSPVPAELLTLRLRKAANLTSIADRLLNRTSLIDDIAASRAFTSADFARLRCPTLIICGEHSELVPGARQLAHHAPRAAMEILPGLGHDVLKESSGVLRGTVLAHLEATAAATARTARAPRAGALVR encoded by the coding sequence ATGGCCTTCGTCCCCGCGAACTCCCTGCGCTTCCACGTCCAGCGGCTTCCGGCCACCGCCGCGGCCGCCGATCCCGACCGTCCCGTGGTCGTCTTCCTGCACGGGCTGGTCGTGGACAACCTGTCCTCCTTCTACTGCCCCCTGGCCGTGCCCGTGGCCAGGGCGGGCCACGAGGCCGTCCTCTACGACCTGCGCGGCCACGGCCGGACCGACCGCCCGGCCACGGGGTACGACAGCCGCACCGCCGTACGGGACCTCGTCTCGCTGCTCGGCGCGCTCGACCTCGGGCACCGCCCGGTGCACCTGGTCGGCAACAGCTACGGCGGCACCCTGGCCCTGCACGCCGCCCTCGCCCGCCCGGACCTGGTCGCCGGGCTGACCCTGCTCGAACCCCCGATCGGCGGGGCGTGGGTGGAGAACATGGTGGACACCCTGTCGGCCGCCGCGCTCAGCCTGGAGGACAGCCCGGTCCCGGCCGAGCTGCTCACCCTGCGCCTGCGCAAGGCCGCCAACCTCACCTCGATCGCGGACCGGTTGCTGAACCGGACCAGCCTGATCGACGACATCGCCGCGAGCCGCGCCTTCACCAGCGCCGATTTCGCCCGGCTGCGCTGTCCGACCCTGATCATCTGCGGCGAACACTCCGAACTCGTGCCGGGCGCCCGCCAGTTGGCCCATCACGCGCCACGTGCCGCGATGGAGATCCTGCCCGGTCTCGGGCACGACGTGCTGAAGGAGAGCAGCGGGGTCCTACGGGGCACCGTGCTCGCCCATCTCGAAGCGACGGCGGCGGCCACGGCGCGTACGGCGCGGGCCCCGCGGGCGGGAGCGCTGGTCCGATGA